Proteins encoded within one genomic window of Prochlorococcus marinus str. MIT 9515:
- a CDS encoding DUF2973 domain-containing protein, with protein sequence MSLLFPIIYSAALTYLVWKAFRVMSNGWGLFDKEQNRSYNTKIRQNKYTIHPELLDKSGNITQEELLTVRFSNDTDSTLEEKGTTTD encoded by the coding sequence ATGTCTCTTTTGTTCCCAATTATTTATTCAGCTGCTCTTACGTATCTCGTATGGAAAGCTTTTAGAGTGATGTCAAATGGTTGGGGATTATTCGATAAAGAACAAAACAGATCTTATAATACTAAAATTAGACAAAATAAATATACTATTCATCCAGAGCTTCTCGATAAATCTGGAAATATAACTCAGGAAGAATTACTAACTGTAAGGTTTTCTAACGATACAGACTCTACTCTTGAAGAAAAAGGAACTACAACTGACTAA